Part of the Lycium ferocissimum isolate CSIRO_LF1 chromosome 6, AGI_CSIRO_Lferr_CH_V1, whole genome shotgun sequence genome, caaatgaGTTGtttttttatcataattttttcatatgtcttttaaatattttaaattattaattatggcgacttatagtactttttacgtagtttccaaatatataaattttatttcaaaaaatttaaagattctatGTTTTAACACACggtcaaaattaaaaagtttaactCTCGAAAAATGAAAAGTGCCAATCTTTTTGCGATGGAAGGAGTAGAATTTATTCAAAAACTAAAACAAATAAAGTTAATATATCAAAAGCATAATTCTAGCAATCATATATACAGCAATCATATATACATGCTTCTAGAATTCACTCACTCCCTCACGTAGACTCTCCGCCAAACAGAAAGCTTACGTATTCATACAAAGACAAATACTGCACACTGCTTCATTTTCTTTGGTAAAACTCCCTTTCTCTCACTCTTACATATAAgtaacaagaaaaagaagaacaacaTGAAGCTGTGTACTAAGGTGTTTCATCTTCATGTTATTATATCTATTCATACTGTAAGCATCTTCTATCTCATGTGCCCATCAATTGCTTCTATAACAACCTTCATTTATGGTGGTTGTTCACAACTGAAATATAACCCTGGAACAACAATATACGAGTCAAACGTCAACTCGGTCCTCACTTCCTTAGTGAATTCAGCCTCCAACGCCAACTTCAACAACTTCAAAATATCTCTACCTGGTTCAACTCAAAGTGACATCGTTTACGGCCTCTTCCAATGCCGTGGCGACTTGAGCAACTCTGACTGCCGGGACTGTGTGTCTAAGGCAGTGAGTCAAGTCGGTACTCTCTGCATCTACACGGTAGGTGGCGCGTTACAATTGGATGGATGTTTCGTCAAGTACGATAATATTTCATTTCTTGGTGCTGAAGACAAGGCTATAGTCATGCACAAATGTGGACCTTCTTCCAGTGGTGGCGATCCTGATACATTGACCCGGCGCGACGCCGTATTGACCTACTTATCAGCAGAGGGACTGTATTTTAGGGTGGGTGGATCCGGGAAAATACAGGGTGTAGCACAGTGTACACAAGATTTGAGTGTAGGTGAGTGTCAAGATTGCTTGTCGGAGGCGATCGGACATTTGAAAAGCGAGTGTGAGTCCTCACCTTGGGGTGACATGTTCTTGGCCAAGTGCTATGCACGTTACTCGGAGCGTGGATTCTCCTCCAGTAGTGGTAAGCGCCGCCACCATGGGTGGTGGTGGTCAATCATTTCTGGCTTTTTTGTTATATAGTTCATGGCTATTGAGTATTGACAAGAGGAGGTTGCTCAGATGGTATGCACTCCTCGCCTTCAGATCGAAGGTTGTGAGTTCGAGTCACCAAGGGAGCAAAAAAGGGAGAGCTCGTggggaaggaaaaaaataaaatatcatgGCTGTTAAAACTTGATCATGATATTCTTTCAGATATGTGGGCTTATTTGATGTTTTGTTGCAACCTGTTCCTTTCAGCACTTAATCCTAGTAACTTGTATGACTAAGGTCAAGTAACTTTGATGCTTGTTAtgtaaaaaagttgaaaatattGAGGAGTGGAATATGCACAAGTTTATTCAttacttcctctgtcccaaATCATAAAGGTTAGCATGGGCCTGGTCAATAGGAATACAGTCTTGATTAAATGTAGTCTATGCTGTATTTCGCATTATTCTCATGTAGGTttcaactttttcttaaaaagaagaaaaagtatgTGTTATGTATCCCTTCGACCATTCTTTTCAAAAGTGGCCAACAAACAATATTTAATAGGCATAATTAATCTATCCAAAACTCAATAAGCAAGAAGAATTATGATTCAAAATTGATAAATTAAAAATTCCGACTCCGCCTAATTATCATAAGATCACCTTTTGTTCTAATGGCTATGCGAGTAGGCTGCTTCCTTCTTCTTGATGATTACGACATACTAAATATTTAAGAAACATGGAAaacaaatattttgttttcaCCACAAATGATTTGTTAATATATAAGGCTTAAGCGATAATAAGATAGATTTTGGGTGTAAATGATGTTGGCTAGTTGACGAGAGAGGTTGTTCAAATGGTAAAAACTCTCTACCTCCAACTCGAAATTTGTGGGTTCGAGTCATCAAGGGAGCAAAAGGGGGAGCTCCTAGCGGAGGGgtataaaaaaatgtaaaaataattaaatattggCTAGTTACCTTAACAATATTTCAAACTAACGTAATTGTATATTAGGCGAGTAGAGTACTTTTAAGGCCCGGATACTTCGCAAGTTGGGCATTCGGGATCCTCATGCTCCAACTTGAGGAGGATATTAAATGTAAATATGGTAATTATGATAATTGTGATATTATAGAAATTGTAGGGTAAGGAAATATTGTAGTCCTATTAGGATAGAGTTAGCTTAGGCGGTTATGTACTTGCATATAAGGAAGTAATATTGTCAATATAAAGACAAAGAAAGttcttccaaaatattcttatcTCTTCCATTGTTTTGTTTCTTTCCATTTTAGCAATAAGCTTTGTGGAAGGAAAGGTAGGGCTCTTCTTTAGAtgtaatttggaagaaaaaaaaaagtgtaatgaGTCAATGATATcagtagtactccctccgtttcaatttatatgaacccatttgactgtattacacgacatttaagaaagagagaaaacttttagaacttgtggtttaaaataagccttgaaaatttgtgtggctgtaaatcattcataaagtgaatttattttcaaattaggaaagaggttaTTTATTTTGACacgaactaaaaaggaaataggttcaaataaattgaaacagatggagtatttctttaatttaatttgaattttgcaggtggtaaataaaatttaaaagatattgTCTCTGTGGATCGAACTCATTGCTTTTAAACAGGGTAAATGACTTTGCTTTAGCTTTTGTGCTTGGCCCCAAATCTTTAGCCTTTTTCAagtttattttcattatatctTTTCCTTTAAACAAGACTGAAATGCTGAGATGACGTAGCTGCAAAGAAAGCAGTAGCCTAGAAAGAAGTGAAATTGCAGGCTGATCCTAAAGATTCCTCACCACTAAGTGCACTCACACTAAGCTAGTTCTTGTATAGATAACTTTTATGCCTTTCCGTAAAAAGTGCTGCCTTCTGTGCTAAGATAAATAAGTGAGGCTGGGGTGCCTTTTTACTATACTAGAGTTTAGTCAATAAACGTTTTTTTCACCGACATTCAATGAAAAATTTatgtaataaaatataattttttaatctcATTCCCATTAAACCAGTTCATTGAAAAAACGCATGGTGAAAATAAATTTCCATTAAAATGCTGGGAAACTTCCTAATTTTTTCATGTAAAAATACTATTATCTAAGTTTTTTTCCACGAACATTCAGTGAAAATAGACACTAAACATTTTTCAGTAAAAAACTCAGTGGGAAAATAGTGAACTTTTAGTAATATTATTTGTAAATTAGTGCATATTTGCTAAAGTTTAATAAGTTGTGTCTTTACTTCTATGCTGGAGTTTTGGGATTGTTTGGTGAAGTTTAATAAATTGCTTCTTTAAAAAAGAAGTGATGTCAGTATTACATTTCTTAATACTCCTCTATCCCAATTTGTGTTGCACAATTCAGATTTTGAGAGTTAAAcagtttaattttaattgtgAATTCGGACATGAAATCTTtaagtattttgaaataaaatttaaatatttgggAACTACGTAAAAactactataagtcacaataattgataattcaaaatatttagaaaatgtatgaaaaaattacggtcaaagaaaaatttgtttgaatctcgaaattcaATAAGTGtcaaataaattgggacagaggaagtaGTGAGTATGAATGACAGAAGTCGAAACACTTGTAAtttcggaaaaggctcaaatatgccgtcgaactatcgaaaatggtTCATTTATGTCATTCGTCAATAATtgggctcatttatgccatcgttgttaccaaaatggctcatccaatgccatttttcattaacaccgattttacaataccatatatgacacaTGACCGCTAACTACAGGTCCATGTCTTTTAATTAAACCAACacaaattaaatcataaattaaactaaaacccgACCCACCTAAATCCTTTTAACCCTAGCATTTAGAGGTTAAAGTGGTTAACAATTGGTTTTTGTCATTATAATTAGTTTAACCTTTAAAGTTAACATTCATATATTAAGTATGTT contains:
- the LOC132060710 gene encoding plasmodesmata-located protein 7-like, with the translated sequence MKLCTKVFHLHVIISIHTVSIFYLMCPSIASITTFIYGGCSQLKYNPGTTIYESNVNSVLTSLVNSASNANFNNFKISLPGSTQSDIVYGLFQCRGDLSNSDCRDCVSKAVSQVGTLCIYTVGGALQLDGCFVKYDNISFLGAEDKAIVMHKCGPSSSGGDPDTLTRRDAVLTYLSAEGLYFRVGGSGKIQGVAQCTQDLSVGECQDCLSEAIGHLKSECESSPWGDMFLAKCYARYSERGFSSSSGKRRHHGWWWSIISGFFVI